In a genomic window of Gossypium arboreum isolate Shixiya-1 chromosome 7, ASM2569848v2, whole genome shotgun sequence:
- the LOC108472874 gene encoding BEL1-like homeodomain protein 1 has translation MATYSHGSSEFQAASVAAPDGMQTLYLMNPNYIPYSDTNQPVAATNLLFLNPAGNALNPSSFPHTPPPNYHHLLGLPLPTPTASIVPANSNETHRPSSLHGIVSGVHYNSWGSSSTIDHQTSSASTYPQIVSTAVDNSAARPHDVASQLRPVVVSPRQGLSLSLSSQQVPYSSSNVEADHIQGQVPTMSPAAADEMRISGNSPSSASVVSNGILGVQSVVLGSKYLRAAQELLDEVVNVGKVIKPEVSEGTKEKIKADKEPVGSSAGEDGAQRGPELTTAQRQELQMKKAKLVSMLDEVERRYRQYRQQMQIVVSSLEKAAGFGAAKSYTGIASRTISKQFRCLKDSISEQIKATSKILGEDDCLGVKLEGSRLRYVDYQLRQQRALQQLGMIQHNNNVWRPQRGLPERAVSVLRAWLFEHFLHPYPKDSDKHMLAKQTGLTRNQVSNWFINARVRLWKPMVEEMYLEEMKEHEMKGGEENTNKSEQKESGSTSSKSNAQQQEMNASPTHQFSNSTISTSPMEGSLMPPQTSFNLIGSSEFDNGVGLAQRASKKSRNANDELQNSPMEMKPGETWETNINMIKLGDEERLLKHSFSYLSGTAYSSMGEIGRFNEEQQLPPKFHGNSVSLTLGLPHCENLSLSGNPQNFLSNHNIQLGINTPHASHSNAAGFDNIHEMQNRQRFAAQLLPDFVA, from the exons ATGGCGACGTACTCTCATGGGAGCTCAGAATTCCAAGCTGCTTCAGTTGCTGCACCTGATGGGATGCAAACGCTCTATCTCATGAACCCCAACTATATACCCTACTCTGACACAAACCAACCAGTTGCTGCCACTAATCTGTTATTCTTGAACCCCGCCGGCAACGCGCTAAACCCTTCAAGCTTTCCCCACACGCCACCACCTAACTATCACCACCTCCTTGGCCTCCCTCTTCCGACACCCACCGCTTCGATCGTACCGGCCAATTCCAATGAAACCCACCGTCCATCATCCCTTCATGGTATAGTCTCCGGTGTTCACTATAACTCATGGGGATCAAGTTCAACTATTGATCATCAGACTTCATCAGCAAGTACCTATCCTCAGATTGTGTCGACTGCGGTAGATAACTCGGCCGCCAGGCCCCATGATGTTGCGTCGCAGTTGCGGCCGGTAGTGGTTTCACCAAGGCAAGGCTTGTCCTTGAGTCTATCATCCCAACAAGTTCCTTATAGTTCAAGTAACGTTGAAGCAGATCATATCCAAGGACAAGTTCCAACTATGTCACCAGCAGCTGCTGATGAAATGAGGATATCTGGGAATTCACCGTCATCGGCTTCCGTTGTTTCGAATGGGATTCTAGGCGTTCAAAGTGTGGTTTTGGGATCAAAGTACTTGAGAGCAGCACAAGAGCTTCTCGATGAAGTTGTTAATGTGGGGAAAGTGATAAAGCCTGAGGTGTCTGAGGGGACCAAGGAGAAGATAAAGGCGGACAAAGAACCGGTAGGTTCAAGTGCTGGTGAAGATGGGGCTCAACGTGGACCTGAGCTCACCACCGCACAAAGACAGGAGCTTCAAATGAAGAAGGCAAAACTTGTCAGCATGCTCGATGAG GTGGAACGAAGATACAGGCAATACCGTCAACAAATGCAAATTGTTGTTTCATCTCTAGAGAAGGCAGCGGGGTTTGGTGCAGCAAAATCGTACACCGGAATTGCTTCGAGGACGATTTCGAAGCAATTCCGTTGTCTAAAAGATTCAATATCTGAACAAATCAAAGCTACAAGCAAGATTTTAGGAGAAGATGATTGTTTAGGTGTGAAATTGGAGGGTTCAAGACTACGATACGTTGATTATCAGCTACGGCAACAGCGGGCACTGCAGCAATTGGGAATGATCCAACACAATAATAATGTTTGGAGACCCCAGCGAGGATTACCTGAACGAGCTGTTTCTGTTCTACGTGCTTGGCTTTTCGAGCATTTCCTTCATCC CTATCCTAAAGATTCAGACAAACACATGCTCGCCAAACAAACTGGGCTTACAAGAAATCAG GTGTCAAACTGGTTTATAAATGCTCGAGTCCGCCTGTGGAAGCCAATGGTTGAAGAGATGTATTTGGAGGAAATGAAGGAACATGAAATGAAGGGTGGTGAAGAAAATACAAACAAAAGTGAGCAAAAGGAGTCAGGGTCTACCAGCTCCAAATCCAATGCCCAGCAGCAAGAGATGAATGCTTCCCCTACTCATCAATTTTCCAACTCCACTATCTCCACATCTCCCATGGAAGGGTCCCTTATGCCGCCGCAAACATCCTTCAATCTCATCGGATCATCTGAATTTGACAATGGCGTGGGCCTGGCTCAAAGAGCTTCAAAAAAGTCAAGGAATGCTAATGATGAGTTGCAGAATTCTCCCATGGAGATGAAGCCGGGTGAAACGTGGGAAACCAACATCAACATGATCAAGCTCGGCGATGAAGAAAGGCTACTCAAACACAGTTTTTCATACTTGAGTGGAACAGCTTACTCTAGTATGGGAGAGATTGGGAGGTTTAATGAAGAACAGCAACTGCCACCAAAATTCCATGGAAACAGTGTTTCCCTCACCCTCGGACTTCCTCATTGCGAGAATCTCTCTCTATCGGGAAACCCACAAAACTTCCTATCGAACCACAACATTCAACTTGGGATCAACACCCCGCATGCTTCCCATTCAAACGCCGCCGGCTTTGACAACATTCATGAGATGCAAAACAGGCAAAGGTTTGCTGCACAGTTGTTGCCAGATTTTGTTGCCTGA